In Helianthus annuus cultivar XRQ/B chromosome 8, HanXRQr2.0-SUNRISE, whole genome shotgun sequence, a single genomic region encodes these proteins:
- the LOC110873323 gene encoding cell division protein FtsZ homolog 2-2, chloroplastic — MATCIPSSLMPLETRNRMGALTVFGGRVSSLKIIDDNKHANNASHKVSYNPQIKCMSNSHNVNQFNSKDKFLDLHSEVSMLRGEKNNKNDNNTVINPSVTEILRDSPGSGGYNEAKIKVIGIGGGGSNAVNRMIESEMKGVEFWIVNTDVQAMRMSPVFPEQRLQIGQELTRGLGAGGNPDVGMNAAKESRESIEEAVYGSDMVFVTAGMGGGTGTGGAPVIAGVAKSMGILTVGIVTTPFSFEGRRRAVQAQEGIASLRENVDTLIVIPNDKLLTAVSPSTPVTEAFNLADDILRQGVRGISDIITIPGLVNVDFADVRAIMANAGSSLMGIGTATGKTRARDAALNAIQSPLLDIGIERATGIVWNITGGSDLTLFEVNAAAEVIYDLVDPSANLIFGAVIDPSISGQVSITLIATGFKRQEESDGRTLQGGQADAVGMNRRAPAFTEGGSVEIPEFLRKKGRSRYPRA, encoded by the exons ATGGCAACATGTATACCCTCATCTTTAATGCCTTTAGAAACCCGAAATCGAATGGGGGCATTGACTGTTTTCGGTGGGAGAGTGAGTTCCTTAAAGATAATTGATGACAACAAACATGCGAACAACGCTAGCCACAAGGTTTCTTATAATCCCCAAATTAAATGTATGTCGAATTCGCACAACGTCAATCAGTTCAACAGTAAAGATAAGTTTCTCGATCTTCACTCCGAAGTTTCGATGCTTCGAGGCGAGAAAAACAACAAGAACGACAACAATACTGTGATTAACCCGAGTGTTACTGAGATTTTGAGAGATTCACCGGGTTCGGGTGGTTATAATGAGGCGAAGATTAAAGTGATCGGTATAGGAGGGGGCGGGTCGAATGCGGTGAATCGGATGATCGAGAGTGAGATGAAGGGTGTCGAGTTTTGGATTGTGAATACCGATGTTCAAGCGATGAGAATGTCTCCGGTTTTCCCTGAACAACGGTTGCAGATCGGTCAAGAGTTGACCCGTGGGCTCGGTGCCGGTGGTAACCCTGATGTCGGTATGAATGCGGCTAAAGAAAGCCGAGAATCCATTGAAGAAGCTGTTTACGGTTCCGATATGGTTTTTGTAACC GCGGGAATGGGCGGCGGGACGGGTACGGGTGGGGCCCCTGTGATCGCCGGGGTGGCAAAGTCAATGGGCATATTGACCGTCGGTATCGTCACAACTCCGTTCTCATTTGAGGGTAGAAGAAGAGCGGTTCAAGCGCAAGAAGGAATTGCGTCTTTAAGGGAAAACGTTGACACTCTTATCGTAATTCCAAATGACAAATTATTAACGGCAGTTTCTCCGTCTACACCCGTAACAGAAGCTTTTAATTTGGCTGATGATATTCTTAGACAAGGTGTTCGTGGCATCTCGGATATAATAACC ATACCAGGATTGGTTAATGTCGATTTTGCTGATGTACGAGCAATTATGGCGAATGCGGGCTCGTCGTTAATGGGGATAGGAACCGCAACTG GGAAGACAAGGGCAAGAGATGCTGCGTTGAACGCAATTCAATCACCTTTGCTAGATATTGGTATCGAGAGGGCTACAGGAATCGTTTGGAATATAACCGGTGGTAGTGATTTGACATTATTCGAG GTGAATGCTGCAGCCGAAGTCATATACGATCTTGTGGATCCAAGTGCCAACTTGATCTTTGGAGCGGTCATTGATCCATCGATAAGCGGTCAA GTTAGCATAACTCTTATAGCAACCGGGTTCAAACGACAAGAAGAAAGTGACGGACGGACTCTCCAG GGTGGTCAGGCGGATGCAGTTGGAATGAACCGACGAGCACCAGCATTCACAGAAGGCGGCTCAGTAGAAATCCCAGAGTTTTTAAGGAAGAAAGGACGCTCACGCTATCCTCGAGCgtaa